A genome region from Anastrepha ludens isolate Willacy chromosome 3, idAnaLude1.1, whole genome shotgun sequence includes the following:
- the LOC128859113 gene encoding uncharacterized protein LOC128859113 yields the protein MKFLEYGEEFLFDDMPKVYNPTQKVFITRLYDLKQLQLPKRVPKIYTTKALAWRLKVHFNSNTEQLLTDSNFIFLDPSKNPQVLHLSDEKRVRVYVFEEISATRNIMVLIQREGKITHLYAGACVFLREILLDDAFVSCISLGVEKLYLDLRRATSPCNPSELNDIVEELDRILHKSKVFDKIQLLVPIFGSEELVAELGNQLRGLVHLNDTFLNFHGHFLYLEHFQMDAEKARIFVEHEPNKEECSTHCHNSEVLVTVKLTTEKRVKDKSNNYFEIHYSPLPSPFNLKVLASAVYPGHIFGITYGNMEPPSLPEYLRAFCRIPGKARLPKKSKRPIGDGKPLSPQKISPNKDTTAAYCIRKTHFEYLDDESNDNET from the exons ATGAAATTTCTTGAATATGGCGAGGAATTCTTATTCGATGATATGCCGAAAGTGTACAAT cCTACTCAAAAAGTGTTCATTACACGCCTGTACGATTTAAAACAACTGCAGCTGCCGAAAAGAGTACCAAAAATATATACGACTAAGGCGCTCGCTTGGCGGCTGAAGGTGCATTTCAATAGCAATACGGAGCAA TTGCTGACGGACTCAAATTTTATCTTCCTGGACCCTTCGAAAAACCCACAAGTTTTGCATCTCAGCGATGAAAAACGCGTTAGGGTGTATGTATTCGAGGAGATCTCAGCAACTCGAAACATTATGGTACTCATACAAAGAG AGGGTAAAATAACCCACTTGTATGCCGGCGCTTGTGTATTCTTACGGGAAATTTTACTAGATGATGCTTTTGTTTCATGCATTTCCTTAGGAGTTGAGAAACTATACTTGGATTTAAGGCGTGCAACGAGCCCCTGTAATCCTAGTGAATTGAACGATATTGTGGAAGAATTAGACCGTATATTACA CAAAAGCAAAGTATTTGATAAAATACAGCTGCTGGTGCCTATATTTGGCAGTGAGGAATTAGTGGCCGAGTTGGGAAATCAACTTCGCGGTTTGGTGCACTTAAATGACACCTTCCTGAATTTCCATGGTCATTTTTTGTACTTGGAACATTTTCAGATGGACGCTGAAAAGGCGCGTATATTCGTTGAACACGAACCAAATAAGGAGGAGTGCTCAACAca TTGTCACAATTCAGAGGTATTAGTTACCGTCAAATTAACAACTGAAAAGCGGGTGAAAGATAAATCGAATAATTATTTCGAAATACACTATTCTCCTCTGCCAAGCCCTTTCAATTTGAAAGTACTCGCCTCCGCAGTATATCCAGGTCACATTTTTGGTATAACATACGGCAATATGGAGCCACCAAGTTTGCCCGAATACTTGCGCGCATTTTGTAGAATACCAGGCAAGGCACGGTTGCCGAAAAAAAG CAAACGTCCGATCGGCGATGGCAAACCATTGTCTCCTCAAAAGATCAGTCCTAACAAAGATACAACGGCGGCGTATTGTATACGCAAAACGCATTTCGAATACTTGGACGATGAAAGTAATGACAACGAAACTTAG
- the LOC128859115 gene encoding ADP-ribosylation factor 4-like: MGGRLSQLFGRRFPKAEPELRVGMLGLDSAGKTTILYQLKLERNVDPLPTVGFNVENVRCGKMLLNIWDVSGAHPSTRTLWQNYNQNTRAIIFVIDATDVRRLPRAIDELRWLWCRPELAEAVFLLFANKQDLPGALGAEQLVALLQLRTLSQQWAIQECCAINSTGLSEGLQQLQQMLSSTRNKRLSATFSIK; the protein is encoded by the coding sequence ATGGGCGGTCGTTTATCGCAGTTATTTGGACGTCGGTTTCCTAAAGCTGAACCGGAATTGCGTGTTGGTATGTTAGGTCTAGATAGTGCCGGAAAAACAACTATACTTTATCAGCTGAAATTGGAACGTAATGTAGATCCACTACCCACTGTTGGCTTCAATGTGGAAAACGTGCGTTGCGGTAAAATGTTGCTAAATATTTGGGATGTTAGCGGTGCTCACCCGAGTACACGTACACTTTGGCAGAATTACAATCAAAATACGCGTGCCATTATCTTTGTAATTGATGCGACAGATGTACGCCGGTTGCCACGCGCCATAGATGAGTTACGTTGGTTGTGGTGTCGCCCGGAGCTGGCCGaagcagtttttcttttatttgctaATAAACAGGATTTGCCGGGCGCATTAGGTGCTGAACAATTGGTGGCATTATTGCAGTTGCGGACACTATCACAGCAATGGGCCATTCAAGAATGCTGCGCCATAAATAGTACGGGACTGTCTGAAGGATTGCAACAGTTGCAACAAATGCTGTCAAGCACGCGCAATAAGCGTCTcagtgcaacattttcaattaaatag
- the LOC128859117 gene encoding mediator of RNA polymerase II transcription subunit 22 has translation MSSNAGSARALPQSKEALLKSYNTRLKEDVRSMLENFEEIIKLARGEGDSQISKTTQCEQDTYEMQVRAANIVRAGESLMKLVSDIKQYLILNDFHSVNEAITNNSQLFRSKQMECDKKLMKLRDEMAMDLYDLEEEYYTSIFK, from the exons ATGAGTAGCAATGCTGGCAGCGCTCGTGCATTGCCACAATCGAAGGAAGCACTGCTGAAATCCTATAACACACGTCTCAAAGAAGATGTACGTAGCATGTTGGAGAATTTCGAAG aaataattaaattggcGCGTGGTGAAGGTGACTCTCAGATCTCGAAAACAACACAGTGTGAACAGGACACTTACGAAATGCAAGTGCGAGCTGCGAATATCG TACGCGCCGGGGAATCACTCATGAAACTTGTGTCAGACATTAAACAATATTTGATTCTGAACGATTTTCACTCGGTCAATGAAGCGATCACTAACAACTCGCAGTTATTTCGTTCGAAACAAATGGAATGCGATAAGAAGCTAATGAAATTGCGTGATGAAATGGCAATGGATTTATACGATCTCGAAGAGGAATATTATACTagcatatttaaatga
- the LOC128859116 gene encoding 40S ribosomal protein S12, mitochondrial — MNFLRQTFNVTKQLSQKVLSGNLFQSIQNGSLFEPASRMASLNQMHRTGPHYKKRPPRQPLDGKPFAKGVVLKTLIKKPKKPNSANRKCVLVRLSTGKEMVAYIPGEGHNLQEHNIVLCRVGRLQDVPGVKLKCVRGVYDLAHVIKK, encoded by the exons ATGAACTTCCTGCGACAGACATTCAACGTTACGAAACAGTTGTCACAAAAAG TGCTCAGCGGTAATCTGTTCCAGTCTATACAAAATGGCAGTCTATTCGAGCCTGCCAGCCGCATGGCCTCACTGAACCAAATGCATCGCACTGGTCCACACTACAAAAAGCGTCCACCACGTCAACCGCTCGACGGAAAACCTTTCGCAAAGGGCGTTGTCCTTAAGACACTCATCAAGAAACCGAAAAAGCCCAATTCGGCAAATCGTAAATGCGTATTGGTACGTTTATCTACCGGCAAGGAAATGGTCGCTTATATACCCGGCGAAGGACACAACTTACAGGAGCATAACATTGTGCTATGCCGTGTAGGACGCTTGCAAGACGTACCTGGCGTAAAGTTAAAATGTGTGCGTGGCGTCTACGATTTGGCGCATGTTATTAAAAAGTGA